In one Lolium rigidum isolate FL_2022 chromosome 3, APGP_CSIRO_Lrig_0.1, whole genome shotgun sequence genomic region, the following are encoded:
- the LOC124698365 gene encoding MOB kinase activator-like 1A, which translates to MNFLGRASRNQRTFRPKKSAPAGDKAMKLKRHIDATLGSGNLREVVRLPVGEDLNEWLAVNTVDFFNQVNLLYGTLMEFCTPATCPKMAAGPKYEYRWADGVKIKKPIEVSAPKYVEYLMEWIENQLDEESIFPQKLGAPFPPNFCDVIKTIFKRLFRVYAHIYHSHFQMIIKLEEEAHLNTCFKHFMLFTSEFQLIDRSELAPLSELIDPIILGS; encoded by the exons ATGAACTTCCTTGGTCGTGCCAGCAG GAACCAGAGGACATTCAGGCCCAAGAAGAGCGCTCCAGCGGGGGACAAG GCCATGAAGCTGAAGAGGCACATCGACGCCACGCTTGGCAGCGGTAACCTGCGAGAAGTGGTCCGCCTGCCAGTTGGAGAGGATCTCAACGAGTGGCTTGCTGTCAACA CTGTTGACTTCTTCAATCAAGTGAACCTGCTGTATGGCACCCTCATGGAGTTTTGCACGCCAGCTACCTGCCCGAAAATGGCAGCCGGACCAAA GTACGAGTATAGGTGGGCCGATGGTGTCAAGATCAAAAAGCCTATTGAAGTGTCTGCGCCCAAGTATGTCGAGTACCTGATGGAATGGATCGAAAACCAGCTCGACGAAGAATCCATCTTCCCTCAAAAGCTAG GGGCTCCCTTCCCTCCAAACTTCTGCGACGTCATCAAGACGATCTTCAAGCGCCTGTTCAGGGTGTATGCGCACATATACCACTCGCATTTTCAGATGATTATCAAACTCGAGGAAGAAGCACATCTCAACACTTGCTTCAAGCACTTCATGCTTTTCACATCG GAATTCCAGTTAATCGATAGGTCAGAGCTGGCACCTCTCAGCGAGCTAATCGATCCCATAATACTTGGAAGCTAG